A genomic stretch from Oncorhynchus gorbuscha isolate QuinsamMale2020 ecotype Even-year linkage group LG20, OgorEven_v1.0, whole genome shotgun sequence includes:
- the LOC124007173 gene encoding V-type proton ATPase 116 kDa subunit a2-like isoform X2 translates to MERILGYLLREIRKANIAVPEDDEICPVAPPPKHVLEIMEQLQRLEVELSEVARNKEKLQRNLLELTEYTHMLRITRTFVHSRSRHEAFGPQYEEFQSIESDSAGCTGMQRLGAKLGFVSGLIHRVKVEAFERMLWRVCKGYTILSYAELGESLADLDTGEISTNVVFLISFWGDQIGQKVQKICDCYHCHLYPHPENDEERPGVMDSLRTRIQDLNNVLHRTEEYLRQVLQKASESAFTWVVQGKKMKAIYHILNLCSFDVTNKCLIAEVWCPVNDLTNLRGALEEGSRKGDATVPSFVNRIPSNDTPPTLLRTNKFTSGFQSIVEAYGVGDYREVSPAPYTIITFPFLFAVMFGDLGHGMVMACFALWMVLTEKSHKRKRSDNEIWTMFFEGRYIILMMGLFSVYTGLIYNDCFSKSLNIFGSGWSVRAMFTDQQWTNETLQTNTLLILDPNVSGVFVGPYPFGIDPIWNMAVNRLSFLNSYKMKMSVIIGVMHMSFGVVLSVFNHLHFKQRFNIYLLFLPEFLFLMCLFGYLVFMIIYKWLAFGARDSRLAPSILIHFINMFLMQGGDNTPLYPGQTGLQVFLVVVALLSVPVLLLGKPVYLYWLHRGGKSLRLRRGYERVRRASEDDMSQAPAYADDEEEGFDDLMTSRDNQPKESDFGDVFLHQAIHTIEYCLGCISNTASYLRLWALSLAHAQLSEVLWAMVMRLGLRMTSRLGVLFLVPVFSLFAVLTVSILLVMEGLSAFLHALRLHWVEFQNKFYHGTGIKFAPFDFSALPSVFEQDGLL, encoded by the exons atggagagaattcTGG GGTACCTTTTGAGGGAAATTCGAAAGGCAAATATTGCCGTGCCAGAAGATGACGAAATCTGTCCAGTCGCCCCTCCCCCCAAACATGTCCTTGAGATCATG GAGCAGCTCCAGAGGCTGGAGGTGGAGCTTAGTGAGGTGGCCAGGAACAAAGAGAAGCTGCAGCGGAATCTTCTGGAGCTGACTGAGTACACGCACATGCTGAGGATCACGCGCACCTTCGTACACAGCCGCTCCCGG CATGAGGCCTTTGGCCCCCAGTATGAAGAGTTCCAATCCATTGAGTCAGACTCTGCAGGCTGCACTGGTATGCAGAGACTGGGAGCCAAGCTGGG GTTCGTGTCAGGTCTAATCCACCGGGTGAAGGTGGAGGCCTTTGAGCGCATGTTGTGGAGGGTGTGTAAGGGCTACACTATCCTCAGCTATGCAGAGCTGGGTGAGAGCCTCGCTGACCTGGACACG GGTGAGATCAGCACAAATGTGGTGTTCCTCATCTCATTTTGGGGAGACCAGATTGGACAGAAGGTCCAGAAGATCTGTGATTG TTACCACTGTCACCTTTACCCTCACCCTGAGAACGacgaggagaggccaggtgtgaTGGACAGCCTAAGGACACGCATCCAGGACTTAAACAAT GTGCTCCACCGCACGGAGGAGTACCTGAGACAGGTGCTGCAGAAGGCCTCAGAGTCAGCCTTCACCTGGGTAGTGCAGGGGAAGAAGATGAAGGCCATCTACCACATCCTCAACCTGTGTAGCTTTGACGTCACCAACAAGTGTCTCATAGCTGAGGTGTGGTGCCCTGTCAACGACCTGACCAACCTGCGGGGGGCGTTGGAGGAAGGCTCG AGAAAAGGTGACGCCACTGTACCATCCTTTGTAAACCGAATCCCAAGCAATGACACTCCGCCTACGCTCTTGAGAACAAACAAGTTCACCTCTGGCTTTCAGAGTATCGTAGAGGCTTATGGGGTTGGAGACTACAGGGAGGTTAGTCCAG CCCCCTACACCATCATTACGTTCCCGTTCTTGTTTGCGGTCATGTTTGGGGACCTTGGTCACGGCATGGTCATGGCATGCTTTGCCCTGTGGATGGTGCTGACAGAGAAGAGCCACAAACGCAAGCGCTCTGATAATGAG ATCTGGACAATGTTCTTCGAGGGACGTTATATCATACTAATGATGGGCCTTTTCTCTGTGTACACGGGGCTGATCTACAATGACTGCTTCTCCAAGTCACTCAACATATTTGGCTCAGGCTGGAGTGTTAGGGCTATGTTCACAGATCAGCAGTGGAC AAATGAAACACTCCAAACAAATACTTTGCTCATCCTTGATCCTAATGTCAGTGGTGTCTTCGTTGGACCATACCCTTTTGGCATTGATCCT ATATGGAACATGGCAGTGAATCGCCTGTCCTTCCTGAACTCCTACAAGATGAAGATGTCTGTCATCATAGGGGTCATGCACATGAGCTTTGGGGTGGTGCTCAGTGTATTCAACCATCT GCACTTCAAACAGAGGTTCAACATCTACCTGCTGTTCCTCCCTGAGTTTCTGTTCCTGATGTGTCTCTTTGGCTACCTGGTCTTCATGATCATCTACAAGTGGCTGGCTTTTGGTGCACGTGACTCCCGCCTGGCCCCCAGCATCCTCATCCACTTCATCAACATGTTCCTAATGCAGGGAGGGGACAACACCCCTCTCTACCCCGGACAG ACTGGGCTGCAGGTCTTCCTGGTGGTGGTGGCTCTGCTGTCTGTGCCTGTGCTGCTTTTAGGAAAACCTGTCTACCTCTACTGGCTGCACCGGGGAGGGAAGAGCCTGCGATTGCGCAGG GGTTATGAGAGAGTTCGGCGCGCGAGTGAGGATGATATGTCCCAAGCACCAGCTTACGCtgatgatgaggaagagggaTTTGATGACCTCATGACCAGCAGGGACAACCAGCCTAAGGAG TCTGACTTTGGGGACGTGTTCCTGCACCAGGCCATCCACACCATAGAGTATTGCCTGGGCTGCATCTCCAACACGGCGTCTTACCTACGTCTCTGGGCCCTCAGTTTAGCCCATGCTC AGCTTTCCGAGGTGCTGTGGGCCATGGTGATGCGTCTGGGCCTGAGGATGACCTCCAGACTGGGGGTGCTGTTTCTGGTACCAGTGTTCAGCCTGTTCGCTGTGCTCACTGTGTCCATCCTGCTTGTCATGGAAGGGCTCTCAGCGTTCCTCCATGCCCTCCGGCTGCACTG GGTGGAGTTCCAGAATAAGTTCTATCATGGGACGGGTATTAAGTTTGCCCCCTTCGACTTCTCCGCCCTGCCCTCAGTCTTTGAGCAGGACGGTTTACTGTGA
- the LOC124007173 gene encoding V-type proton ATPase 116 kDa subunit a2-like isoform X1, with product MVSVFRSEEMCLVQLFLQSGSAYDCISELGEMGLVEFRDLNPSVNSFQRRFVSEIKRCEEMERILGYLLREIRKANIAVPEDDEICPVAPPPKHVLEIMEQLQRLEVELSEVARNKEKLQRNLLELTEYTHMLRITRTFVHSRSRHEAFGPQYEEFQSIESDSAGCTGMQRLGAKLGFVSGLIHRVKVEAFERMLWRVCKGYTILSYAELGESLADLDTGEISTNVVFLISFWGDQIGQKVQKICDCYHCHLYPHPENDEERPGVMDSLRTRIQDLNNVLHRTEEYLRQVLQKASESAFTWVVQGKKMKAIYHILNLCSFDVTNKCLIAEVWCPVNDLTNLRGALEEGSRKGDATVPSFVNRIPSNDTPPTLLRTNKFTSGFQSIVEAYGVGDYREVSPAPYTIITFPFLFAVMFGDLGHGMVMACFALWMVLTEKSHKRKRSDNEIWTMFFEGRYIILMMGLFSVYTGLIYNDCFSKSLNIFGSGWSVRAMFTDQQWTNETLQTNTLLILDPNVSGVFVGPYPFGIDPIWNMAVNRLSFLNSYKMKMSVIIGVMHMSFGVVLSVFNHLHFKQRFNIYLLFLPEFLFLMCLFGYLVFMIIYKWLAFGARDSRLAPSILIHFINMFLMQGGDNTPLYPGQTGLQVFLVVVALLSVPVLLLGKPVYLYWLHRGGKSLRLRRGYERVRRASEDDMSQAPAYADDEEEGFDDLMTSRDNQPKESDFGDVFLHQAIHTIEYCLGCISNTASYLRLWALSLAHAQLSEVLWAMVMRLGLRMTSRLGVLFLVPVFSLFAVLTVSILLVMEGLSAFLHALRLHWVEFQNKFYHGTGIKFAPFDFSALPSVFEQDGLL from the exons ATGGTCTCGGTGTTCCGAAGTGAGGAGATGTGCTTGGTGCAGTTGTTTCTGCAGTCCGGTTCTGCATACGATTGCATAAGTGAGCTGGGAGAAATGGGTCTGGTCGAGTTTCGAGAT CTCAACCCCAGTGTCAACTCGTTCCAGCGCCGTTTCGTCAGTGAAATCAAGAGATgcgaggagatggagagaattcTGG GGTACCTTTTGAGGGAAATTCGAAAGGCAAATATTGCCGTGCCAGAAGATGACGAAATCTGTCCAGTCGCCCCTCCCCCCAAACATGTCCTTGAGATCATG GAGCAGCTCCAGAGGCTGGAGGTGGAGCTTAGTGAGGTGGCCAGGAACAAAGAGAAGCTGCAGCGGAATCTTCTGGAGCTGACTGAGTACACGCACATGCTGAGGATCACGCGCACCTTCGTACACAGCCGCTCCCGG CATGAGGCCTTTGGCCCCCAGTATGAAGAGTTCCAATCCATTGAGTCAGACTCTGCAGGCTGCACTGGTATGCAGAGACTGGGAGCCAAGCTGGG GTTCGTGTCAGGTCTAATCCACCGGGTGAAGGTGGAGGCCTTTGAGCGCATGTTGTGGAGGGTGTGTAAGGGCTACACTATCCTCAGCTATGCAGAGCTGGGTGAGAGCCTCGCTGACCTGGACACG GGTGAGATCAGCACAAATGTGGTGTTCCTCATCTCATTTTGGGGAGACCAGATTGGACAGAAGGTCCAGAAGATCTGTGATTG TTACCACTGTCACCTTTACCCTCACCCTGAGAACGacgaggagaggccaggtgtgaTGGACAGCCTAAGGACACGCATCCAGGACTTAAACAAT GTGCTCCACCGCACGGAGGAGTACCTGAGACAGGTGCTGCAGAAGGCCTCAGAGTCAGCCTTCACCTGGGTAGTGCAGGGGAAGAAGATGAAGGCCATCTACCACATCCTCAACCTGTGTAGCTTTGACGTCACCAACAAGTGTCTCATAGCTGAGGTGTGGTGCCCTGTCAACGACCTGACCAACCTGCGGGGGGCGTTGGAGGAAGGCTCG AGAAAAGGTGACGCCACTGTACCATCCTTTGTAAACCGAATCCCAAGCAATGACACTCCGCCTACGCTCTTGAGAACAAACAAGTTCACCTCTGGCTTTCAGAGTATCGTAGAGGCTTATGGGGTTGGAGACTACAGGGAGGTTAGTCCAG CCCCCTACACCATCATTACGTTCCCGTTCTTGTTTGCGGTCATGTTTGGGGACCTTGGTCACGGCATGGTCATGGCATGCTTTGCCCTGTGGATGGTGCTGACAGAGAAGAGCCACAAACGCAAGCGCTCTGATAATGAG ATCTGGACAATGTTCTTCGAGGGACGTTATATCATACTAATGATGGGCCTTTTCTCTGTGTACACGGGGCTGATCTACAATGACTGCTTCTCCAAGTCACTCAACATATTTGGCTCAGGCTGGAGTGTTAGGGCTATGTTCACAGATCAGCAGTGGAC AAATGAAACACTCCAAACAAATACTTTGCTCATCCTTGATCCTAATGTCAGTGGTGTCTTCGTTGGACCATACCCTTTTGGCATTGATCCT ATATGGAACATGGCAGTGAATCGCCTGTCCTTCCTGAACTCCTACAAGATGAAGATGTCTGTCATCATAGGGGTCATGCACATGAGCTTTGGGGTGGTGCTCAGTGTATTCAACCATCT GCACTTCAAACAGAGGTTCAACATCTACCTGCTGTTCCTCCCTGAGTTTCTGTTCCTGATGTGTCTCTTTGGCTACCTGGTCTTCATGATCATCTACAAGTGGCTGGCTTTTGGTGCACGTGACTCCCGCCTGGCCCCCAGCATCCTCATCCACTTCATCAACATGTTCCTAATGCAGGGAGGGGACAACACCCCTCTCTACCCCGGACAG ACTGGGCTGCAGGTCTTCCTGGTGGTGGTGGCTCTGCTGTCTGTGCCTGTGCTGCTTTTAGGAAAACCTGTCTACCTCTACTGGCTGCACCGGGGAGGGAAGAGCCTGCGATTGCGCAGG GGTTATGAGAGAGTTCGGCGCGCGAGTGAGGATGATATGTCCCAAGCACCAGCTTACGCtgatgatgaggaagagggaTTTGATGACCTCATGACCAGCAGGGACAACCAGCCTAAGGAG TCTGACTTTGGGGACGTGTTCCTGCACCAGGCCATCCACACCATAGAGTATTGCCTGGGCTGCATCTCCAACACGGCGTCTTACCTACGTCTCTGGGCCCTCAGTTTAGCCCATGCTC AGCTTTCCGAGGTGCTGTGGGCCATGGTGATGCGTCTGGGCCTGAGGATGACCTCCAGACTGGGGGTGCTGTTTCTGGTACCAGTGTTCAGCCTGTTCGCTGTGCTCACTGTGTCCATCCTGCTTGTCATGGAAGGGCTCTCAGCGTTCCTCCATGCCCTCCGGCTGCACTG GGTGGAGTTCCAGAATAAGTTCTATCATGGGACGGGTATTAAGTTTGCCCCCTTCGACTTCTCCGCCCTGCCCTCAGTCTTTGAGCAGGACGGTTTACTGTGA